A stretch of Paenibacillus sp. URB8-2 DNA encodes these proteins:
- a CDS encoding helix-turn-helix domain-containing protein, whose translation MGKRLKEEARLKIVKEALAGVKVGVLSRIYDIHPETIRGWIRDHRDSIPPEEIPVADEHLQELQRLQDVEQRYEKAMKVLGEKELELEILRELLKKKNPAYPKNSK comes from the coding sequence ATGGGAAAGAGGTTGAAAGAGGAAGCACGGCTTAAAATCGTAAAGGAAGCGTTGGCTGGAGTTAAGGTGGGGGTGTTATCCCGCATATATGACATTCATCCAGAAACCATACGCGGGTGGATTAGGGATCATCGTGACTCCATTCCACCAGAAGAAATTCCGGTTGCAGACGAGCATCTGCAAGAACTTCAGCGACTGCAGGATGTGGAGCAACGCTACGAAAAGGCCATGAAGGTGCTCGGAGAAAAAGAGCTTGAGCTTGAGATTCTGCGAGAACTGCTAAAAAAGAAAAACCCCGCTTATCCGAAAAATTCGAAGTAG
- a CDS encoding IS3 family transposase — MAWVLRILGLSESTYYDRKKRAARPATKRPPEGQMGRPVPGYSFTVTGKRVSDEQIKEWLLELLEGEEHVYGYKLLAQCIRDRYSVKLNKKKAYRLCKELGILKQPHKRLPSHPRRLPKNRVVTGSNQLWQMDIKYGYIIGQERFFFVLSIIDVFDRVVVQQYRGPVCEAKHAVQTLWRALQSRLQSREALPVIRTDNGPQFVSKLFGDTCESLDMIHERIPPRTPNMNAYIESFHSLLERDLFRNREFMTFDEAYEALDQYMDFYNNRKMHGSLKLMPPTKFSEWVKTLEDSSKFHKAM, encoded by the coding sequence GTGGCATGGGTTCTGCGCATCCTTGGATTATCCGAATCGACGTACTACGACCGCAAAAAACGGGCTGCCCGTCCGGCAACAAAACGCCCACCAGAAGGCCAAATGGGCCGTCCGGTACCAGGTTACTCCTTCACGGTTACGGGAAAGAGAGTCAGTGACGAACAAATCAAGGAGTGGCTGCTTGAGCTCCTCGAAGGCGAAGAGCATGTCTATGGCTACAAGCTTCTCGCGCAATGTATTCGTGACCGGTACAGCGTGAAGCTCAACAAGAAAAAAGCGTATCGCTTGTGTAAGGAGCTAGGGATTCTGAAACAACCCCATAAGCGCCTCCCCTCACATCCACGCCGGCTCCCCAAGAACCGGGTCGTCACCGGGTCCAACCAGTTGTGGCAAATGGACATTAAGTACGGCTATATCATCGGCCAGGAGCGTTTCTTTTTTGTACTTAGCATCATTGATGTGTTTGACCGTGTCGTGGTCCAGCAGTACAGAGGACCCGTATGTGAGGCCAAACATGCGGTTCAAACGCTATGGCGGGCGCTACAGAGTCGTCTCCAATCCAGAGAAGCCCTGCCCGTGATTCGAACAGACAACGGGCCGCAATTCGTCAGTAAGTTATTTGGAGATACCTGTGAAAGCCTGGACATGATTCACGAACGCATCCCGCCGCGGACACCGAATATGAATGCATACATTGAGTCATTCCATAGCTTGCTGGAACGCGATCTATTCAGAAATAGAGAGTTCATGACTTTCGACGAAGCCTACGAGGCCCTCGATCAATACATGGACTTCTACAACAACCGTAAGATGCATGGCAGCTTGAAGTTAATGCCTCCAACGAAGTTTTCCGAATGGGTCAAAACACTGGAGGACTCCTCGAAATTTCATAAAGCCATGTAA